The Paenibacillus tianjinensis genome has a window encoding:
- a CDS encoding LysR family transcriptional regulator produces MSMINFELYKVFYWAAKTGSLTQAAKSLFITQPSVSHAIKQLEDSLGLSLFIRNSKGVALTPEGATLYSYIEQSHILITQAEKKMAELKNLDNGELRIGGSDSLFKHYLLPFIEIFHQQYPGIRLHLIHGTTPEVISYLKEGLVDLGVVRMPITDPQLEVRQGLQLQDCFIAGSRYAELNQKVLSIEELLRYPIILFSRSSRARMAITDLFQGYGYELKPEFEVGSVGLLIEFARKGLGISFVTREFVSKELEEGSLFEIKLDVQLPPAQVGMMTMRYMPLTTAASKFIELTRRA; encoded by the coding sequence ATGTCTATGATAAATTTCGAGTTATACAAGGTTTTTTACTGGGCTGCCAAGACCGGGAGCCTGACTCAAGCCGCCAAATCGCTGTTTATTACCCAGCCGAGTGTCAGCCATGCGATCAAGCAGCTGGAGGACAGCTTAGGCCTGTCCCTATTTATCCGGAACTCCAAAGGAGTTGCACTTACACCGGAAGGTGCCACTCTCTACTCTTACATTGAACAATCGCATATTCTTATCACACAGGCCGAGAAGAAAATGGCTGAGCTCAAAAACCTCGATAACGGGGAGCTTCGTATTGGCGGCAGTGACTCCCTGTTCAAGCATTATCTGCTTCCGTTCATTGAAATCTTTCACCAGCAGTATCCCGGCATCCGTCTTCATCTGATCCATGGTACGACACCGGAAGTGATCTCCTATTTAAAAGAAGGTCTCGTCGATCTGGGCGTCGTGCGTATGCCGATCACCGATCCGCAGCTGGAAGTGCGGCAAGGGCTTCAGCTGCAGGACTGCTTCATCGCAGGCAGCCGTTATGCCGAACTGAACCAGAAGGTGCTCTCTATCGAAGAACTGCTTCGGTATCCTATTATCCTGTTCTCGCGGAGCAGCCGGGCACGTATGGCCATTACGGATTTGTTCCAGGGCTACGGATATGAGCTGAAGCCCGAATTCGAGGTCGGCAGTGTGGGACTGCTGATCGAATTTGCCCGCAAAGGCCTCGGGATCTCCTTCGTGACCCGGGAATTCGTATCCAAGGAGCTTGAAGAGGGCTCCCTCTTTGAGATCAAGCTGGATGTACAGCTTCCTCCTGCCCAGGTGGGTATGATGACGATGCGGTATATGCCGCTGACGACTGCAGCCAGCAAGTTCATCGAGCTAACCCGGAGAGCCTAA
- the fsa gene encoding fructose-6-phosphate aldolase has product MKFFIDTANVEDIKKAYQIGVLSGVTTNPSLVAKEGVKFEDRIAEILQTVPEVESVSAEVTPDTITAEEMIAQANELIKINNYDKNITIKIPMTLAGLEACRYLTQKGVKTNVTLIFTVNQALLAARAGATYVSPFLGRLDDISEDGVQLIVKVAELFRIHNLDAQIIAASVRHPDHVTRVAMAGAHIATIPFSVIEQISKHPLTDQGLEKFAADWKKAPQV; this is encoded by the coding sequence ATGAAATTTTTCATCGACACAGCGAATGTAGAAGACATCAAAAAAGCATACCAGATCGGCGTACTGTCCGGCGTTACAACGAATCCGTCTCTCGTGGCCAAAGAAGGCGTGAAGTTTGAAGACCGCATTGCAGAAATTCTGCAGACCGTACCTGAGGTTGAGTCCGTATCCGCTGAGGTAACCCCGGATACCATTACTGCAGAAGAAATGATCGCACAGGCGAACGAACTGATCAAGATCAATAACTATGATAAAAACATTACCATCAAGATCCCGATGACGCTCGCAGGGCTGGAAGCCTGCCGGTACCTGACTCAAAAAGGCGTGAAAACAAACGTAACGCTGATCTTCACCGTGAACCAGGCGCTGCTGGCAGCCCGTGCCGGAGCCACTTATGTATCACCGTTCCTCGGCCGTCTGGATGATATTTCAGAGGATGGGGTTCAGCTTATTGTAAAAGTCGCTGAATTGTTCCGCATTCATAACCTGGATGCGCAGATCATCGCCGCTTCGGTCCGCCATCCGGACCATGTGACCCGCGTTGCGATGGCCGGTGCGCATATCGCCACCATTCCGTTCAGCGTCATCGAGCAAATCTCCAAGCACCCGCTGACTGATCAGGGGCTGGAGAAATTCGCAGCCGACTGGAAAAAAGCTCCACAGGTATAA
- the zwf gene encoding glucose-6-phosphate dehydrogenase, which yields MEATTFVLFGATGDLARRKIYPALYNLFLDHKLNHSFSVIGLGRREVADEAFQAMVERSIRDFSRREVKDSASVRSFLKSFRYNVLDVGHTEDYTKLLQRVEQQEKRAGGSPNRMFYLSVGPEFFETIAFNIKQSGLGNTKGWKRLVIEKPFGHDLQSAQELNLKLSEAFTEEEIYRIDHYLGKPMVQELDVFQQSNPVLHALWNNRYISNVQITAGETVGVEERAGYYDHVGALRDMFQNHMLQLLMMLAIRLPKDSSPEEVRFKKKEVMEALEPLDEGDVQFDVIRGQYTAGTIQGKPVQGYLSEPGIPAGSTNDTFIAARLQIDDPFWKDVPFYIRTGKRMKEKSTRIVIEFKEPLKQSSSAGENDIPNLLVFEISPNEGVTLQLKARDPQHKGKFKAMHIDFHTSSIEVPEAYENLIHDALHGDPSFFAHWNEVELSWKWVQPILNAFEKNSVPLHTYAAGSFGPAESDQLLAKKGHHWWLDTAEAANGVQEEENDVSLPDASNF from the coding sequence ATGGAGGCAACCACGTTTGTTTTGTTTGGAGCGACAGGAGATTTGGCCCGGAGAAAAATCTACCCTGCGCTGTATAATCTTTTTCTCGATCACAAGCTTAACCATTCATTCTCTGTGATTGGTCTTGGCCGAAGAGAAGTAGCTGACGAAGCCTTTCAGGCGATGGTGGAGCGGTCGATCCGGGACTTTTCCCGGCGGGAAGTGAAAGATTCTGCGTCCGTGCGCAGCTTCCTGAAGTCCTTCCGATATAATGTGCTGGATGTTGGGCATACAGAGGATTATACGAAGCTCCTTCAGCGGGTTGAGCAGCAGGAGAAACGGGCGGGAGGTTCCCCGAACCGGATGTTCTATCTGTCTGTTGGCCCGGAGTTTTTTGAGACAATAGCCTTCAATATTAAACAAAGCGGGCTGGGTAACACCAAGGGCTGGAAACGCCTGGTAATTGAGAAGCCCTTCGGACATGATCTGCAGTCTGCACAGGAACTGAATCTGAAGCTGAGCGAGGCTTTTACTGAAGAAGAAATTTACCGCATTGACCATTACCTCGGCAAACCGATGGTGCAGGAGCTCGATGTGTTCCAGCAGAGTAATCCGGTGCTTCACGCACTTTGGAATAACCGTTACATCTCCAACGTGCAGATTACCGCAGGAGAAACTGTAGGTGTGGAAGAAAGAGCGGGTTATTACGATCATGTAGGTGCGCTCAGGGATATGTTCCAGAATCATATGCTGCAGCTGTTAATGATGCTCGCCATCCGCTTGCCGAAGGACAGTTCCCCGGAAGAGGTACGCTTTAAGAAGAAAGAGGTTATGGAGGCGCTGGAGCCGCTGGATGAAGGCGATGTCCAGTTTGACGTGATCCGCGGGCAATATACAGCTGGCACAATCCAGGGCAAGCCGGTACAGGGCTATCTCTCCGAGCCGGGAATTCCGGCAGGATCAACGAACGATACCTTTATTGCGGCCAGACTACAGATTGACGATCCATTCTGGAAGGATGTGCCGTTCTATATCCGGACCGGAAAGCGCATGAAGGAGAAATCGACGCGGATTGTGATCGAGTTCAAAGAGCCGCTCAAACAGAGCTCATCGGCCGGAGAGAATGACATCCCAAACCTGCTGGTGTTCGAGATCAGCCCGAACGAGGGGGTAACCCTACAGCTAAAGGCTAGAGATCCACAGCATAAAGGGAAGTTCAAGGCCATGCATATTGATTTCCACACCAGCTCTATTGAGGTTCCTGAGGCTTATGAGAACCTGATACATGACGCTTTACATGGTGATCCGTCATTTTTTGCCCATTGGAACGAGGTTGAGCTATCCTGGAAATGGGTGCAGCCAATCCTGAATGCTTTTGAGAAGAATTCTGTTCCGCTTCACACCTATGCTGCGGGTTCATTCGGACCTGCCGAATCAGATCAGCTGCTGGCCAAAAAAGGACATCACTGGTGGCTCGATACGGCCGAAGCTGCAAACGGTGTTCAAGAAGAAGAAAACGATGTTTCTTTGCCCGATGCTTCAAATTTTTAA
- a CDS encoding pyridoxamine 5'-phosphate oxidase family protein has protein sequence MSTMNNNHQEAVETVRELIKGIDTAMFTTISPEGLVSRPMKTQEVEFDGDLWFLTKKDTSKFGEVLHDPRVNVVYAGKSYVSIRGTARIVQDLEKKKEFWNAGYDAFLKTSYDDPNVILIQVHAEAAEYWKSGNLAEKASYLFKRLTNQDTEESNLNQTIELK, from the coding sequence ATGTCAACGATGAACAATAATCATCAGGAAGCGGTTGAGACGGTAAGAGAACTTATCAAAGGGATCGATACGGCAATGTTCACGACGATCTCGCCGGAAGGTCTGGTATCCCGTCCAATGAAGACTCAGGAGGTTGAATTCGACGGAGACTTATGGTTCCTGACGAAAAAAGATACCAGCAAGTTCGGCGAAGTCCTTCATGATCCGAGAGTGAATGTCGTATACGCCGGTAAATCCTATGTATCCATCCGTGGAACAGCAAGAATCGTGCAGGATTTGGAGAAGAAAAAAGAATTCTGGAATGCGGGCTATGATGCTTTTTTGAAGACCAGCTATGATGATCCGAATGTGATTCTGATTCAGGTTCACGCCGAAGCGGCTGAATACTGGAAGAGCGGTAACCTGGCTGAAAAGGCTTCTTACCTGTTCAAACGGTTAACGAATCAGGATACAGAAGAGTCCAATCTGAACCAGACCATCGAATTAAAGTAA
- a CDS encoding epoxide hydrolase family protein encodes MTVERFQIRVPDEVLDDLKYRLKHVRWPEPLGPTGWEKGTDLSYLQSLVTYWQEQYDWREQEAKLNRFSQFRSNVDGIDVHFVHERGKGPSPMPIILTHGWPDSYLRYQKIIPLLTDPARYGGDPEDAFDVIVPSLPGFGFSSCPDYRGINNSRVSEVWAKLMTEELGYRKFAAAGGDIGSGVTRYLASNHPELLFGIHLTDIGIIRGLMNPNDQAELSEEELQYKRSAQEWISREGGYMTLQSTKPQTLAYGLSDSPVGLAGWIIEKFHAWSDCKGNLRNSFSEDELLTNIMIYWVTNTFGSTAHIYYENTHSLPALGRIEVPTGIAILPADVLTPPKDWAMRNLNITRWTSLPRGGHFTAMEEPELMAEDIRAFYRPFRT; translated from the coding sequence ATGACTGTTGAACGTTTTCAAATCCGGGTACCTGATGAAGTACTCGATGATCTGAAGTACAGGCTGAAACATGTCCGCTGGCCGGAGCCGTTAGGACCAACCGGATGGGAAAAAGGTACTGATCTAAGCTATCTGCAATCGCTCGTTACCTATTGGCAGGAGCAATATGACTGGCGGGAACAAGAAGCCAAGCTCAACCGCTTTTCACAGTTTCGCAGTAATGTCGATGGGATAGATGTGCATTTCGTTCATGAACGCGGAAAAGGACCAAGCCCAATGCCGATTATCCTAACTCACGGATGGCCGGACAGTTATTTGCGGTACCAGAAGATTATTCCTCTGCTTACGGATCCGGCCCGTTACGGCGGTGATCCTGAGGACGCTTTCGATGTAATAGTCCCTTCACTGCCCGGATTTGGCTTCTCCAGCTGTCCGGACTATCGCGGGATCAACAATTCACGTGTTTCTGAGGTATGGGCTAAACTAATGACTGAGGAGCTCGGGTATAGAAAATTCGCTGCTGCGGGCGGGGATATCGGTTCCGGAGTGACCCGATACCTGGCATCGAACCATCCGGAACTTCTATTTGGCATCCATCTCACCGATATTGGTATTATTAGAGGCCTTATGAATCCCAATGATCAGGCAGAGCTTTCCGAGGAAGAACTGCAATATAAACGAAGTGCCCAGGAATGGATATCCCGGGAGGGCGGCTATATGACCCTTCAATCGACCAAACCTCAGACCCTTGCGTATGGACTTTCCGACTCACCTGTAGGACTCGCCGGCTGGATTATTGAAAAATTCCATGCATGGAGCGACTGTAAGGGGAACCTCCGGAACAGCTTCAGCGAAGATGAACTGCTCACGAATATCATGATTTATTGGGTTACCAATACGTTTGGGTCTACAGCCCATATATATTATGAGAATACGCATTCATTGCCGGCACTTGGCCGGATAGAGGTACCGACAGGCATTGCTATTTTACCTGCCGATGTCTTAACACCGCCCAAAGATTGGGCTATGCGCAACCTGAATATCACCCGCTGGACCTCATTGCCCCGGGGCGGGCATTTTACCGCCATGGAGGAACCTGAGCTCATGGCTGAGGATATTCGTGCCTTCTACAGACCCTTTAGAACCTGA
- the nrdI gene encoding class Ib ribonucleoside-diphosphate reductase assembly flavoprotein NrdI, translating to MLVAYDSKTGNVKRFISKLKLPAVQIEEHMTIDEPYVLITYTTGFGQIPEKVSAFLSNNYSNLKGIAASGNKNWGELFAHSADLIADRYNVPVIGKFELSGTFGDVERIKQEVSRVAAY from the coding sequence ATGCTGGTCGCATACGATTCAAAAACGGGGAACGTCAAACGGTTCATCAGCAAGCTTAAGCTGCCGGCTGTGCAGATCGAGGAGCATATGACGATAGACGAGCCTTATGTACTAATTACATACACCACCGGCTTTGGACAGATTCCAGAGAAAGTGTCTGCTTTTTTGAGTAACAATTACAGCAATCTGAAAGGCATCGCTGCCAGCGGCAATAAGAACTGGGGCGAGCTGTTCGCCCATAGCGCGGATTTGATAGCAGACCGGTACAATGTGCCCGTCATTGGGAAATTTGAATTATCCGGTACATTTGGCGATGTGGAGCGGATTAAACAGGAGGTGAGCCGGGTTGCGGCATATTGA